One Candidatus Nanosynbacter featherlites genomic region harbors:
- the cysS gene encoding cysteine--tRNA ligase, which translates to MIQLYNTLTRRKDELKPLDGQTVRMYTCGLTVYSQPHIGNWVGYIYWDVLVRLLRWQDIPVIRTQNITDVGHLTSDDDNGEDKMEKGARREGKTAWDIAEQYIAIADHEAYEVLKLVRPDHLVRATDYIQQQIDFAKGLDEKGFLYKIDGDGMYFDTSRLPDYGKLARLDVAGLEAGARVSVAGKRNITDFAVWKFSPTNAKRDMEWDSPWGVGFPGWHLECSTIARETLGDAIDIHTGGIDHIPVHHTNEIAQSESLTGQQFSQIWLHNNHIKVDSRKMSKSLGNIITLSDITARGFSPMAFKLAILSKHYQTEGNFTWEILEAAQARLDHWRGYAALRHQTHDTLDDDDEKDEQEGTVSLLAARQALVEKLNDDLDTPGALALIDEAFSRLDHAPLEKIHRGGLLQLIEIIDEVLGLDLAASTPDITDDLKRLIIQRRSARAEKDWQESDRIRDELLAAGIAIRDTPSGSIWAWK; encoded by the coding sequence ATGATACAGCTCTACAACACCCTCACTCGCCGTAAAGATGAACTAAAACCGCTTGACGGGCAGACGGTTCGCATGTATACCTGCGGGCTGACGGTGTATTCGCAGCCGCACATCGGCAACTGGGTTGGCTATATCTATTGGGATGTATTGGTGCGCTTGTTGCGCTGGCAGGACATTCCAGTGATTCGTACGCAAAATATCACTGACGTTGGGCATTTGACCAGCGATGATGATAATGGCGAGGATAAGATGGAGAAGGGGGCGCGCCGCGAAGGGAAAACCGCTTGGGATATTGCCGAGCAGTACATCGCCATCGCCGACCACGAAGCATATGAGGTATTGAAATTAGTGCGGCCCGACCATTTAGTGCGGGCAACAGACTATATCCAGCAGCAGATCGACTTTGCCAAGGGGCTGGACGAAAAGGGATTTTTGTACAAGATTGACGGCGATGGTATGTATTTTGATACGTCGCGACTACCGGATTATGGCAAATTGGCGCGACTGGACGTGGCGGGCCTAGAGGCCGGCGCGCGGGTCAGCGTGGCAGGCAAGCGCAACATCACCGATTTCGCCGTCTGGAAGTTTTCACCAACCAACGCCAAGCGCGACATGGAATGGGACAGCCCGTGGGGCGTCGGTTTTCCAGGTTGGCACCTAGAATGCTCGACCATCGCTCGGGAGACGCTGGGTGATGCAATCGACATTCACACTGGCGGCATCGACCACATTCCGGTGCATCATACCAACGAAATTGCTCAGAGCGAGAGCCTGACTGGGCAGCAATTCTCTCAAATTTGGCTGCACAATAACCACATCAAAGTCGACAGCCGCAAGATGAGTAAGTCGCTGGGCAACATCATCACCCTTAGCGATATCACCGCCCGTGGCTTTAGCCCGATGGCCTTCAAGCTAGCGATTCTCAGCAAGCATTACCAAACCGAAGGCAATTTCACCTGGGAGATTTTGGAAGCAGCCCAAGCCCGGCTGGATCATTGGCGTGGCTATGCGGCGCTGCGGCACCAGACGCACGACACGCTGGATGATGACGATGAGAAGGACGAGCAGGAAGGCACGGTGTCGCTACTGGCGGCGCGGCAGGCGCTCGTTGAAAAACTGAATGATGACTTGGATACGCCAGGAGCCTTGGCTCTAATCGACGAAGCGTTTTCACGGCTAGATCATGCGCCGTTAGAGAAAATCCATCGCGGCGGCTTGTTGCAATTGATTGAAATTATCGATGAGGTTTTAGGCTTGGATTTGGCGGCATCGACCCCTGACATCACTGACGATTTGAAAAGATTGATCATCCAGCGACGCAGCGCCCGCGCCGAGAAAGACTGGCAAGAATCCGACCGCATTCGCGATGAGCTGTTGGCGGCTGGCATCGCCATTCGCGACACGCCAAGTGGCAGCATTTGGGCATGGAAATAG
- a CDS encoding DHH family phosphoesterase, producing the protein MFDTAQQLIQSANNIVIIQAENPDGDSLGSSLALEEVLSDLGKTVTLYCPVDIPKYLRYIRGWDRVVGDFPAHADLAIIVDTSADVLLSKVLETPGVRHFLETHPVLVIDHHTAESTLSFEHTMLSDTVVATGELLYQLFTHAGWIINQQAAENLLIAIMSDSLGLTTPNTTASTFHVAGELTALGASNAEIEERRREFMKKSPEILAYKGKLIERIEYLLDGQLALVHVPFEEIQAYSDAYNPGALIGDELRLVEGVALSCVIKTYPDGKLTARLRGNLPIADTVAGYFGGGGHPYAAGFRVYEDYEEIVRELVQATSRALEEAKDID; encoded by the coding sequence ATGTTTGATACCGCCCAACAACTCATCCAATCCGCCAACAACATCGTCATCATCCAAGCTGAAAATCCTGACGGTGACAGCCTGGGTTCTAGCTTGGCGCTGGAGGAAGTGCTGAGTGATTTGGGTAAGACCGTGACACTGTATTGCCCAGTTGATATCCCCAAATATCTGCGCTACATCCGCGGCTGGGACCGGGTAGTTGGCGATTTTCCAGCCCATGCCGACTTGGCTATCATCGTGGATACCAGCGCCGACGTGCTACTCAGCAAGGTCTTAGAAACGCCGGGCGTACGGCATTTTTTGGAAACGCACCCAGTTTTGGTCATCGACCACCACACTGCCGAGTCCACGCTGAGTTTTGAGCACACCATGCTCTCTGATACCGTAGTGGCTACTGGGGAATTACTATACCAATTGTTCACACATGCCGGCTGGATCATCAACCAGCAAGCAGCGGAAAATTTGTTAATCGCCATCATGTCTGACAGCCTGGGCCTCACCACGCCAAACACCACTGCGTCGACCTTTCACGTCGCTGGTGAATTGACCGCACTCGGTGCATCTAACGCCGAAATTGAAGAACGACGACGTGAATTTATGAAAAAATCGCCAGAAATTTTGGCGTACAAAGGCAAGCTAATTGAGCGAATCGAATATCTGCTGGACGGGCAATTAGCGCTCGTGCACGTGCCGTTTGAGGAAATTCAAGCCTACAGCGACGCCTACAACCCCGGCGCGCTGATCGGCGACGAACTACGGTTGGTCGAGGGCGTGGCGCTCAGCTGCGTCATCAAAACCTATCCTGACGGTAAACTGACCGCCCGCCTGCGCGGCAACCTGCCCATCGCCGACACTGTGGCTGGCTACTTCGGCGGCGGCGGCCATCCGTATGCAGCTGGATTTCGGGTGTACGAAGATTATGAGGAAATTGTGCGGGAACTGGTCCAGGCAACTAGCCGAGCTTTGGAAGAAGCAAAGGATATAGACTAG
- a CDS encoding PKD domain-containing protein: MNKFKKIGIAISLGIALIGGIWMATPSKAANCSNFNVVHCGTNSLSELKSAYARPEIKSLYNQWYINDEMVQGGSNMREGVVDANGNITVDGRVVATNAVTVQAKAGTRQVTPSRQYSAAGHTYYQYTTGQSFIDGITRYKIYAWFDNDGKFITGVIKDCGNPVWGPPTTPPAKPVLTCDAMQKTAVSRDTFKFSTKATAKGGASVTSYTYNFGDGTTKTTTSSEIQHTYAKAGNYKVTVTVNGKEGSNVQKTSQNCQTTVTVNPEPTMEVCRLSDKKYPVTIKASEFDAKKHSKNPNDCKEAPAKIKVCVIETKEIREIKKEEFTESKHTTDMSKCQPAPTTPTPPTTPELPRTGTENMVVSVLGLGGLTTAAVAYVISRRRL; the protein is encoded by the coding sequence ATGAATAAATTTAAGAAAATCGGTATAGCTATCTCTTTGGGGATTGCTCTCATCGGTGGTATTTGGATGGCGACTCCATCTAAGGCTGCCAACTGTAGTAACTTTAACGTTGTCCACTGTGGTACCAATTCTCTGTCAGAATTGAAATCCGCATATGCTCGTCCAGAGATCAAATCATTGTACAACCAATGGTACATCAATGATGAGATGGTACAAGGCGGTTCAAACATGCGTGAAGGTGTGGTTGACGCTAACGGAAATATTACTGTTGATGGTCGTGTTGTTGCCACTAATGCAGTAACTGTCCAGGCAAAAGCTGGTACTCGCCAGGTGACGCCTTCTCGTCAGTATAGTGCTGCTGGTCACACCTACTACCAGTACACGACTGGCCAGAGCTTTATCGACGGTATTACCCGGTACAAAATTTATGCTTGGTTTGACAATGACGGTAAGTTCATCACTGGTGTGATCAAGGATTGTGGTAACCCGGTTTGGGGTCCGCCAACAACCCCTCCAGCAAAGCCTGTGTTGACTTGTGATGCGATGCAAAAAACTGCAGTATCTCGCGATACTTTCAAGTTTAGCACTAAAGCGACTGCTAAGGGCGGCGCAAGTGTTACCAGCTACACCTACAACTTTGGTGACGGCACCACTAAAACGACTACCTCATCTGAAATTCAACACACATACGCAAAAGCTGGTAACTATAAAGTTACCGTTACGGTGAATGGTAAAGAAGGCTCCAATGTTCAAAAAACTAGCCAAAACTGTCAGACCACTGTTACGGTTAATCCTGAGCCTACCATGGAAGTCTGCCGATTATCCGACAAGAAGTACCCAGTAACTATCAAGGCTTCAGAATTTGACGCTAAGAAGCACTCAAAGAACCCGAACGACTGCAAGGAAGCTCCAGCTAAGATCAAGGTTTGTGTCATCGAAACGAAAGAGATTCGTGAGATTAAAAAGGAAGAGTTTACTGAGTCAAAGCACACGACTGACATGAGTAAGTGTCAACCAGCGCCAACGACTCCTACTCCTCCAACAACTCCTGAATTGCCACGGACTGGTACTGAGAACATGGTTGTTTCAGTACTGGGACTCGGTGGATTGACTACGGCAGCTGTCGCCTACGTCATCAGTCGCCGCCGCTTGTAG
- the topA gene encoding type I DNA topoisomerase: MKNLVIVESPAKAKTIEKYLGKDFHVLSSVGHIRSIVKKTKDGTPPIDVANDFFAVYEVDPEKKKVITELKKNVKTVGKDNVWLATDEDREGEAIAWHLCKVLDLPVETTKRIVFHEITKDAITNAIKNPRTVDMNLVQAQQARQILDRLVGFELSPVVWQKVPGGKSAGRVQSPAVRLLVEREREIMKFAGSSQFKVTAIFIHDNQEFKAELNQKFDSEAAAHEFLNSLKPATFTVSDISKTPGTRNPAAPFTTSTLQQEANAKLGFSSKATMASAQRLYQDGKITYMRTDSVNLSGQAIASATDFIKRLYGPDYSTVRKFKTKSASAQEAHEAIRPTDITRETVTSNEYDQKLYDLIRRRTLASQMSAAKLEKTTISIDIQGNDKLHFEAKGEVITFDGFLRVYGGGKDEILPKLHTGDTLKTHDITARQTFARPPARYTEGSLVKKLEDLGIGRPSTYATIIDTVQTRGYVEKGDSEGQPRDVIVLSYNGEEVSRDVVQEKTGSTRGKLIPTPSGELIADFLTDHFTQIVDYNFTANVETEFDKIAAANLAKSAMLQGFYTPFHKLIEQSGGIDRSKVGANREVGIDPKSGKPILARFGRFGPMLQLGATDDEDKPRFAPLPKGAKIETVTLEQALEMFKLPRVVGQTEDGQDIKANIGRFGPYIQVGKLFVSIKPEDPHTITLETARELYAAKLQAEAEKNIADFGDGVKVLNGRFGPYITDGIKNAKIPKDTDPKTITHEQALELLKAAPAKTSRRGRTATKSKTSTKKPTARKKS, from the coding sequence ATGAAAAATCTCGTCATCGTCGAGTCACCAGCTAAAGCCAAAACCATTGAGAAATATTTGGGCAAGGATTTTCATGTTTTATCAAGCGTGGGACATATTCGCTCAATTGTCAAAAAAACCAAGGACGGTACACCACCGATTGATGTGGCGAATGATTTTTTTGCCGTCTACGAAGTTGATCCCGAGAAAAAGAAAGTCATCACTGAGCTGAAGAAAAATGTCAAAACCGTCGGCAAAGACAATGTCTGGCTGGCCACCGATGAAGACCGCGAGGGGGAGGCTATCGCCTGGCACCTCTGTAAAGTGTTGGATTTGCCAGTTGAGACGACCAAGCGCATCGTTTTTCACGAGATCACCAAGGATGCAATCACCAATGCTATCAAGAACCCGCGCACCGTCGACATGAACCTGGTGCAGGCACAGCAAGCCCGGCAAATCCTCGACCGGCTGGTCGGCTTTGAGCTCAGCCCAGTGGTCTGGCAAAAAGTGCCAGGCGGCAAATCGGCTGGCCGCGTTCAGAGCCCGGCAGTGCGGCTGCTGGTCGAACGCGAACGAGAAATTATGAAATTTGCAGGCAGCTCACAGTTCAAGGTGACCGCCATATTCATCCACGACAATCAAGAATTCAAAGCCGAGCTCAACCAAAAATTTGACTCTGAAGCAGCCGCTCACGAATTCTTGAACAGCCTCAAGCCAGCCACATTCACCGTCAGCGATATCTCGAAAACGCCTGGCACGCGCAACCCAGCCGCGCCGTTTACGACGTCAACCTTGCAGCAGGAAGCTAACGCCAAGCTCGGCTTCAGTTCCAAAGCTACCATGGCCTCAGCCCAGCGGCTCTACCAAGACGGTAAGATAACCTACATGCGTACTGACTCGGTCAATTTGAGCGGGCAGGCCATCGCCAGTGCGACTGACTTTATCAAGCGGCTGTACGGCCCGGATTACTCCACTGTGCGCAAATTCAAGACCAAATCCGCCTCCGCCCAAGAAGCCCACGAAGCCATCCGCCCGACCGATATCACCCGCGAAACCGTCACCTCCAACGAGTACGACCAAAAACTCTACGACCTCATTCGCCGCCGCACCCTGGCATCCCAAATGTCGGCAGCCAAATTAGAGAAGACGACAATTTCCATAGATATCCAAGGAAACGACAAGTTACATTTTGAAGCCAAAGGCGAAGTCATCACCTTTGACGGCTTCTTGCGTGTCTATGGTGGCGGCAAAGACGAAATCTTGCCAAAGCTCCACACCGGCGACACACTTAAAACCCACGACATCACCGCCCGCCAAACCTTCGCCCGACCACCAGCCCGCTACACCGAAGGTTCACTGGTCAAGAAGCTCGAGGACCTCGGCATTGGCCGACCAAGCACCTATGCCACCATCATCGACACCGTGCAAACCCGCGGCTACGTCGAAAAAGGCGACAGCGAAGGCCAACCGCGCGACGTCATCGTCCTCAGTTACAACGGCGAAGAAGTCAGCCGCGACGTCGTCCAGGAAAAAACCGGTTCCACTCGCGGCAAGCTCATCCCAACACCAAGCGGGGAACTAATTGCCGACTTTTTGACCGACCATTTCACGCAAATCGTTGACTATAATTTCACCGCCAATGTCGAAACTGAATTTGATAAAATCGCCGCCGCTAACCTGGCTAAAAGCGCCATGCTGCAGGGATTTTACACGCCGTTTCACAAACTGATTGAACAATCAGGCGGCATCGACCGCAGTAAAGTCGGCGCTAACCGCGAAGTCGGCATTGATCCGAAATCCGGCAAACCAATCCTGGCGCGCTTTGGCCGCTTTGGCCCAATGTTACAGCTGGGCGCCACTGACGACGAGGACAAACCGCGCTTTGCGCCACTGCCAAAAGGTGCAAAAATTGAAACCGTCACTTTAGAACAAGCACTAGAAATGTTCAAGTTGCCGCGCGTCGTTGGCCAAACCGAAGACGGGCAAGACATCAAGGCCAACATTGGCCGCTTTGGCCCATACATCCAAGTTGGCAAACTCTTCGTCTCCATCAAACCTGAAGACCCACACACCATCACCCTAGAAACAGCCCGCGAGCTCTATGCCGCCAAACTCCAGGCCGAAGCCGAGAAGAATATCGCTGACTTTGGTGACGGCGTCAAAGTCCTAAACGGCCGCTTTGGCCCGTACATCACCGACGGCATTAAAAACGCTAAAATTCCCAAAGACACCGACCCAAAAACCATCACTCACGAGCAGGCACTAGAACTTCTCAAAGCCGCTCCCGCAAAAACATCTCGCCGCGGCCGCACCGCAACCAAGTCAAAAACTTCCACCAAAAAGCCCACAGCTCGCAAGAAAAGCTAA
- a CDS encoding CDP-alcohol phosphatidyltransferase family protein has translation MNAEHQPQFRPTKSPEEQPVSDDIVTLPNGVTVAGAMLSLYGIKHADSLKGMAALVAGELSDKVDGSLARALNQQSKLGIKLDPIRDKIVGAAALLKLSQEDPTSKAMVATIAGLESTKAIATAVAEYKHKQLPDEREPLRPTQAGRVSSALLAATTTLLIIGKSAESLGYQKTAKALKGLGTLSFAGYLPVAGVAAGQYVKRARDLMDSNQK, from the coding sequence ATGAATGCAGAACATCAACCACAGTTTCGTCCCACCAAGTCCCCAGAAGAACAACCTGTCTCAGACGACATAGTAACACTACCGAACGGTGTGACGGTAGCAGGTGCGATGCTCAGCCTATACGGTATCAAGCATGCCGACTCCCTCAAGGGCATGGCAGCACTAGTTGCTGGTGAGTTGTCAGACAAAGTCGATGGTTCACTGGCGAGGGCCCTTAACCAACAGTCAAAATTAGGCATCAAGCTAGACCCCATCAGGGATAAAATCGTTGGAGCAGCAGCACTACTGAAGTTATCACAAGAGGACCCCACATCAAAAGCCATGGTGGCGACAATTGCTGGCCTAGAATCAACAAAAGCCATTGCTACCGCTGTTGCCGAATACAAACACAAGCAACTCCCTGATGAACGCGAGCCACTTCGCCCAACTCAAGCAGGACGAGTCAGCAGCGCACTGCTCGCAGCAACCACGACATTACTCATCATCGGCAAGTCAGCAGAGTCCTTGGGTTATCAGAAAACCGCCAAGGCACTGAAGGGGCTAGGTACACTGAGCTTTGCAGGCTATCTTCCTGTGGCAGGAGTAGCGGCTGGACAATACGTTAAGCGCGCCCGCGATCTGATGGACAGTAACCAGAAATAG
- the dprA gene encoding DNA-processing protein DprA has product MEINTVLPEEHIFTKRLVNIAKPPKRLCFMGKLPNSQAPRVAIVGTRKPSSYGREVTERLATDLAQAGVVIISGLALGVDSIAQTAALNAGGTVIGVVTSELPDIAPRSNRGLAENIIKQGGAVLSEWMRGDGMKIRKWSFLQRNRLVSGLADAIIITEAAERSGTLNTAAYALEQGRDVFVVPGNITSPLSAGCNNLLLQGANPALSAKDVLNAIAPTWKSTQPTQCALPIGSTPDEITIAKLIKHGVRNGDELQKQSGLSAADFATALTMLEINGVIKPLGANNWTLR; this is encoded by the coding sequence ATGGAAATCAATACAGTACTACCAGAGGAGCATATTTTCACCAAGAGGTTGGTCAATATTGCCAAGCCGCCAAAAAGGTTATGTTTTATGGGAAAACTCCCAAACAGCCAGGCTCCTCGAGTCGCAATCGTCGGTACACGCAAGCCAAGTAGCTATGGACGCGAGGTTACCGAACGGCTAGCGACAGACCTGGCGCAAGCCGGGGTGGTCATCATCAGCGGACTGGCACTTGGCGTTGACAGCATCGCCCAAACCGCAGCCCTCAACGCTGGCGGCACGGTCATTGGCGTCGTCACCTCAGAACTCCCAGACATTGCGCCGCGCAGCAACCGAGGGTTAGCAGAAAACATCATCAAACAGGGCGGAGCAGTCCTGTCAGAATGGATGCGTGGCGACGGCATGAAAATACGCAAATGGAGCTTTTTGCAAAGAAATCGTCTGGTCAGCGGTCTGGCGGATGCCATCATCATCACTGAAGCTGCCGAACGCAGCGGCACACTCAATACCGCCGCATACGCTCTGGAGCAAGGGCGCGACGTGTTTGTCGTTCCTGGCAATATCACCAGCCCGTTATCTGCAGGATGTAATAACCTACTACTTCAGGGCGCCAATCCAGCGCTCTCAGCCAAAGACGTATTGAACGCCATTGCCCCAACTTGGAAATCAACCCAACCCACCCAATGCGCATTACCGATTGGTTCTACACCAGACGAAATTACCATCGCCAAGCTCATCAAACATGGTGTACGCAACGGCGATGAGCTACAGAAACAGTCGGGGCTATCAGCAGCTGATTTTGCCACCGCACTCACCATGTTGGAGATTAATGGCGTGATCAAGCCACTCGGGGCAAACAACTGGACGCTACGATAA
- a CDS encoding Fur family transcriptional regulator, whose product MTIDELLKQHNLRLTKPRQQVFEVLQQSAVPLTISDIAKKCKNVDRASVYRTLVTFDQLHIVSAVAIGWKNYYELAEPFIPHHHHLYCIRCQNAEPIQTPELEQLVGYLSRKHQFTVVKHHFELEGICKNCQQAKQHRK is encoded by the coding sequence ATGACGATAGACGAATTGCTCAAACAGCACAACTTGCGTCTGACTAAACCGCGCCAGCAAGTATTTGAGGTATTACAGCAGTCAGCTGTTCCACTAACCATTAGTGATATTGCAAAGAAGTGCAAAAACGTTGACCGAGCCAGCGTCTACCGCACACTTGTTACCTTTGATCAACTGCACATCGTTAGTGCCGTTGCCATTGGCTGGAAAAACTACTACGAACTCGCTGAGCCGTTCATTCCGCATCATCACCATCTCTATTGCATCCGTTGCCAAAACGCTGAACCCATCCAGACGCCAGAATTGGAACAGCTTGTTGGCTATCTCAGCCGCAAACACCAATTTACCGTTGTCAAGCACCACTTTGAGCTGGAAGGGATTTGTAAGAATTGCCAGCAAGCTAAACAGCATAGAAAATAA
- a CDS encoding nicotianamine synthase family protein, which produces MAIKTVMNLHDFVPSPDVNAAFSSLVASVVQATALPTWCNDEVCREVQRRCSLSESEMEMYWSRRITGSARPQQELETFWYIDNYRELVRREIGLMGGSGLMLSNSSRVAMIGSGPLPLTAWCLWHQTGAAVDLVDVAPVALTQSRELARAIAWPVGECLLADGAAVALPDSAYDVMYVAGLAGDSVEAKQQIIDNILPALRPGGRIIVRGAHGAKTLLYPAFDPNSLRRVQLLVEYNPDDDIINSVYVYKKG; this is translated from the coding sequence ATGGCAATTAAAACAGTGATGAATTTGCACGATTTTGTACCATCACCAGACGTCAATGCGGCTTTTTCTAGCTTGGTGGCGTCGGTTGTGCAGGCGACAGCGTTACCGACCTGGTGCAATGATGAAGTGTGCCGCGAGGTGCAACGCCGTTGTTCCCTATCAGAATCAGAGATGGAAATGTATTGGTCGCGGCGAATTACCGGCTCAGCTCGTCCGCAGCAGGAGCTGGAAACGTTTTGGTATATTGACAATTATCGCGAGTTGGTGCGACGTGAGATTGGCCTAATGGGTGGCTCGGGTTTGATGTTGAGTAATAGTAGTCGCGTGGCGATGATCGGCAGCGGTCCCCTGCCTTTGACCGCTTGGTGTCTGTGGCATCAGACAGGCGCGGCGGTTGATTTGGTGGATGTGGCGCCGGTTGCTTTGACGCAGTCGCGCGAGCTGGCACGGGCGATTGCTTGGCCAGTTGGCGAGTGTTTGTTGGCGGACGGAGCGGCGGTAGCTTTGCCGGATAGTGCTTACGACGTGATGTATGTGGCTGGACTGGCGGGCGATTCGGTTGAAGCCAAGCAGCAAATTATTGATAATATTTTGCCAGCGCTTCGGCCTGGCGGGCGGATCATTGTGCGCGGCGCCCATGGCGCGAAAACGTTGTTATACCCAGCGTTTGACCCGAATAGTTTGCGGCGCGTACAGCTGCTGGTCGAGTATAACCCTGACGACGATATCATTAACTCAGTATATGTGTACAAGAAAGGCTAA
- a CDS encoding GTP-binding protein, producing the protein MNDTIALYLVNGALGAGKTTLVDFLVQQPEFAGARVVENEFASESIDSCTLAQRVDELATIAGECICCSSGEELIDILHNFAISGKAPVIIESTGVANTLRVVEKLLAGDIFEQYDLKQSLYVVDGAEARADGLAEALLAEAQAADTVLISKLDLLAENDRQQLIETLSQQGLTNVMRMDHGKFDLVQLGDKSQILDYLLLHEPAENAAENALNYSVVDVAELAISAEKIENIWASLRDKYALRRMKGAVADGDEIFHIEATPQQVLVTRGATGESLKLVIIGERAREITRAVIMKELG; encoded by the coding sequence ATGAACGATACAATTGCATTATATCTGGTGAACGGCGCGCTGGGTGCTGGCAAAACGACGCTGGTTGATTTTTTAGTGCAACAGCCTGAGTTTGCTGGCGCGCGAGTGGTTGAAAATGAGTTTGCGTCGGAAAGTATTGACAGTTGCACATTAGCACAGCGCGTTGATGAGCTGGCGACAATTGCTGGCGAGTGCATCTGCTGCAGTAGCGGCGAAGAGCTGATTGATATTTTGCACAATTTTGCAATAAGCGGAAAAGCACCGGTTATCATTGAGTCAACTGGCGTCGCTAACACTCTGCGGGTGGTCGAGAAATTGCTGGCTGGTGATATCTTTGAGCAGTATGATTTGAAACAGTCGTTGTATGTTGTGGATGGAGCTGAAGCTAGAGCTGATGGTTTGGCGGAGGCGTTGCTGGCGGAAGCTCAGGCAGCGGATACGGTACTAATCAGTAAGCTGGATTTGCTGGCTGAAAATGACCGTCAGCAGCTCATTGAGACACTGTCGCAACAAGGGCTGACTAATGTTATGAGGATGGATCACGGCAAATTTGATCTGGTCCAGCTTGGTGACAAGTCGCAGATTTTGGATTATTTACTACTGCACGAGCCTGCGGAAAACGCGGCTGAGAATGCTTTAAATTATAGCGTGGTTGATGTGGCTGAGTTGGCTATTAGCGCTGAGAAGATTGAGAATATCTGGGCTAGTTTGCGAGATAAATATGCTTTGCGGCGCATGAAAGGCGCGGTTGCTGATGGTGACGAGATATTTCACATCGAAGCAACGCCGCAGCAAGTACTGGTTACGCGCGGTGCCACTGGCGAGTCATTAAAATTAGTTATCATTGGCGAGCGGGCGCGTGAGATTACTCGCGCAGTAATTATGAAGGAGTTGGGATGA
- a CDS encoding DUF475 domain-containing protein: MKHLWRSHHPFRIFWFSTLLTLILGSLTFIHLGLGGLWLFAILVVLEVTFSFDNAVINSKVLAGMSSTWQKVFLTVGIFVAVFVVRFILPIFIVMVASGHGFTEVVDLAINKPTEYGHILHEASPMIDAFGGAFLIMIGLSYFIDYNKRIHWVSHVEPWLAKAGRFENFKVCLMLAVATILYFTVEPAHQSLILISSILGIMLHIGLELFGSFFHEEDAQSIKIKTGWAAFASLLYLEVLDASFSFDGVIGAFAITSSVLLIVAGLAAGAVWVRSLTVYLLRTGVLSKYKYLENGAHWAITALGMMMIAKLFHLELPEWATGGLGLLFVSLAVGSSVLEARSIRLREAAAKIKRRKR, encoded by the coding sequence ATGAAACATCTCTGGCGTTCACATCATCCATTTCGAATTTTTTGGTTTTCAACACTGTTGACGCTGATTTTGGGCAGCTTGACGTTCATACACTTGGGTCTTGGTGGCCTCTGGCTATTTGCTATTTTGGTGGTGTTGGAAGTGACGTTTAGCTTTGACAACGCGGTGATTAACAGCAAAGTATTGGCTGGTATGAGCTCGACGTGGCAAAAAGTATTTTTGACGGTTGGGATTTTTGTGGCGGTGTTTGTAGTGCGGTTTATTTTGCCAATTTTCATCGTTATGGTGGCGAGTGGTCATGGTTTTACTGAGGTGGTCGACCTGGCTATTAATAAGCCGACTGAGTATGGTCACATCTTGCACGAGGCGTCACCAATGATTGACGCGTTTGGTGGTGCGTTCTTGATCATGATCGGCCTGAGCTATTTCATCGATTATAACAAGCGTATCCACTGGGTCAGTCATGTTGAGCCGTGGCTGGCCAAGGCTGGGCGATTTGAAAACTTCAAAGTTTGTTTGATGTTGGCGGTGGCGACTATTTTGTATTTCACGGTGGAGCCAGCACATCAGTCGCTGATTTTGATCTCATCTATCCTGGGGATTATGCTGCACATCGGGCTGGAATTGTTTGGATCCTTTTTCCACGAGGAAGATGCTCAATCTATCAAAATCAAGACTGGCTGGGCGGCATTTGCAAGTTTGTTGTACCTTGAAGTGTTGGACGCTAGCTTTAGTTTTGACGGTGTCATCGGTGCGTTTGCTATCACCAGTAGTGTCCTGTTGATTGTGGCTGGGCTGGCGGCTGGCGCTGTTTGGGTACGGTCGCTGACAGTGTATCTGTTGCGCACGGGCGTACTCAGTAAATATAAGTATTTGGAAAATGGTGCACACTGGGCGATTACGGCGCTTGGTATGATGATGATTGCGAAGCTGTTTCATCTGGAGTTACCAGAATGGGCGACAGGCGGCCTGGGGTTGTTGTTTGTGAGCTTGGCGGTCGGCAGTAGTGTTTTGGAGGCACGATCTATCAGGCTGCGAGAAGCAGCAGCAAAAATCAAACGCCGAAAACGATAA